A DNA window from Streptococcus sp. LPB0220 contains the following coding sequences:
- a CDS encoding XRE/MutR family transcriptional regulator, producing the protein MEDLGKIYREFRMSKNYSLKEAAGEACSTSQLSRFELGESDLAASRFFEILDNIHVTIENFMDKARNFQHHEHVALMAQIIPLYYANDIAGFQKLQREQLEKAKHSTNPLYFELNWILLQGLICQRDDSYTMKQSDLDKVADYLFQTEEWTMYELILFGNLYSFYDVDYVTRLGREVMEREDFYKEIGRHRKLVLILALNCYQHCLEHRSFESASYFEAYVEKIIGKSIKLYERNVFHYLKGFALYQKGQKKEGCQQMQEAMHIFDVLGLPEQVDYYQEHFDKFVIDECS; encoded by the coding sequence ATGGAAGATCTAGGAAAAATTTATCGTGAATTTCGAATGAGTAAAAATTATTCATTGAAAGAAGCTGCAGGAGAAGCCTGCTCAACCTCTCAGTTATCCCGCTTTGAATTGGGCGAGTCGGATCTAGCTGCGTCGCGTTTCTTTGAAATTTTGGACAATATCCATGTGACGATTGAGAATTTTATGGATAAGGCCAGAAATTTTCAACACCATGAGCATGTCGCTTTGATGGCTCAAATTATTCCGCTTTACTACGCAAATGATATTGCAGGTTTTCAAAAACTTCAAAGAGAACAACTTGAAAAGGCCAAACATTCCACCAATCCCCTTTATTTTGAATTGAACTGGATCCTGCTACAAGGCTTGATTTGCCAGAGAGATGACAGCTACACGATGAAGCAGAGTGATCTGGACAAGGTGGCGGACTATCTCTTTCAGACAGAAGAATGGACCATGTATGAGTTGATCCTCTTTGGCAATCTCTATAGCTTTTATGATGTGGATTATGTCACTCGGCTTGGTAGAGAAGTGATGGAGCGGGAAGATTTCTACAAGGAAATTGGTCGCCATCGAAAACTAGTCTTGATTCTAGCTCTGAATTGTTACCAGCATTGTCTAGAACACCGTTCTTTTGAAAGTGCTAGTTATTTTGAAGCCTATGTGGAAAAGATTATCGGCAAGAGCATCAAACTCTACGAACGCAATGTCTTTCATTATCTCAAGGGATTTGCCCTCTATCAGAAGGGGCAAAAGAAAGAAGGCTGTCAGCAAATGCAAGAGGCTATGCATATTTTTGATGTGCTAGGTCTTCCAGAGCAGGTAGATTACTATCAAGAACACTTTGATAAATTTGTAATAGATGAATGTTCCTAA
- a CDS encoding MFS transporter, with amino-acid sequence MNRHAVQLISRGAITKIGNMLYDYGNSVWLASMGTIGKTVLGIYQISELVTGILVNPFGGVISDRFSRRKILMTTDLVCGLLCLAISFIRNDRWMIAALIVANIVQAIAFGFSRPANKAIITEVVEKEEIVTYNAHLELVLQVVSVSSPVFSFLVLQFTSLHATLLLDALTFFIAFVLVAFLPKEEAKVQEKKQFTGKDIFSDIKEGLNYIWHQKEIFFLLLVASGVNFFFAAFEFLLPFSNRLYGVKGAYATILTLGAIGSILGALVANKIASSMKILLFLLIMAGVGVFMMGLPLPPYLSFSGNLVCEFFVTIFDIHVFTQVQTKVEDDYLGRVLSTIYTLAVLFMPIAKGLMTWLPSVRVESFLLIGAGVILFSLLAQLVAKQLQSKEQ; translated from the coding sequence ATGAACCGACATGCGGTCCAATTAATTAGTCGTGGAGCGATTACCAAAATCGGAAATATGCTCTATGATTATGGGAATAGTGTCTGGTTGGCCTCAATGGGGACTATAGGAAAGACGGTATTAGGAATCTATCAGATTTCTGAGTTAGTGACAGGGATTCTCGTGAATCCTTTTGGAGGAGTGATTTCAGACCGTTTTTCTCGTCGCAAGATTTTGATGACGACCGACTTGGTGTGTGGACTCCTTTGTTTGGCGATTTCTTTTATCAGAAATGATCGTTGGATGATTGCGGCACTGATTGTTGCCAATATTGTTCAGGCCATTGCCTTTGGTTTTTCTCGACCTGCCAATAAAGCCATTATCACAGAGGTGGTAGAGAAAGAAGAGATTGTAACCTATAATGCGCACTTGGAGTTGGTCTTACAGGTTGTTAGTGTCAGTTCACCCGTGTTTTCTTTCCTAGTTCTACAATTTACCAGTCTCCATGCGACCCTCTTACTAGATGCGCTAACCTTTTTCATTGCCTTTGTCCTAGTGGCATTCCTTCCGAAAGAAGAAGCCAAGGTTCAAGAAAAGAAACAGTTTACGGGGAAAGATATTTTTTCTGATATCAAGGAGGGGTTAAACTATATCTGGCATCAGAAAGAAATTTTCTTTCTCCTCTTGGTAGCTTCCGGCGTTAATTTCTTTTTTGCGGCTTTTGAGTTTTTACTTCCCTTTTCCAATCGACTCTACGGGGTCAAGGGGGCTTATGCGACTATTTTAACACTGGGTGCAATTGGATCTATTCTAGGAGCACTTGTTGCCAATAAAATTGCATCAAGTATGAAAATTCTCCTGTTTTTACTGATTATGGCGGGGGTCGGAGTGTTCATGATGGGCTTGCCTCTTCCGCCTTATCTTTCCTTTTCGGGAAATCTGGTCTGTGAATTTTTTGTGACCATTTTCGACATCCACGTTTTTACTCAAGTGCAAACCAAGGTGGAAGATGATTATCTGGGGAGAGTCTTGAGCACGATTTATACTTTGGCTGTTCTCTTTATGCCCATCGCCAAAGGGTTGATGACTTGGTTACCAAGTGTCCGAGTAGAATCCTTTCTCCTGATTGGAGCTGGAGTTATTCTCTTTTCACTCTTGGCTCAGCTAGTAGCTAAGCAGCTTCAATCAAAAGAACAGTAG
- a CDS encoding MFS transporter has product MNRHAVQLIARGAINRMGNMLYDYGNSVWLASMGTIGKTVLGIYQISELVTSILVNPFGGVISDRFSRRKILMTTDLVCGLLCLAISFIRNDRWMIAALIFANIVQAIAFAFSRTANKAIITEVVEKDEIVTYNARLELVLQVVGVSSPVFSFLVLQFASLHVTLLLDALTFFIAFVLVAFLPKKEAKVQEKKRFTGKDIFADIKDGLHYIWHQKEIFFLLLVASSVNFFFAAFEFLLPFSNRLYGVKGAYATILTLGAIGSIIGALIANKFKSSMEMLLFLLILTGVGVFMMGLPLPPLLSFSGNLVCELFMTIFNIHFFTQVQTKVEGDYLGRVLSTIFTLAILFMPIAKGLMTWLPSVRVESFLLIGAGVILFSLLAQVVAKKLHAKSH; this is encoded by the coding sequence ATGAATCGACATGCAGTCCAATTAATTGCTCGTGGGGCGATCAATAGAATGGGAAATATGCTCTATGATTATGGGAACAGTGTCTGGCTGGCCTCGATGGGGACTATAGGAAAGACAGTATTGGGGATTTATCAGATTTCTGAACTTGTCACCTCTATTTTAGTCAATCCCTTTGGTGGCGTGATCTCAGACCGTTTTTCCCGTCGCAAGATTTTGATGACAACCGACTTGGTTTGTGGTCTCCTTTGTTTAGCGATTTCCTTTATCAGGAACGATCGTTGGATGATTGCAGCCCTGATTTTTGCCAATATTGTTCAGGCCATTGCCTTTGCATTTTCTCGTACGGCTAACAAAGCCATTATCACTGAAGTCGTAGAGAAGGACGAGATTGTGACCTATAATGCCCGCTTGGAGTTGGTCTTACAGGTTGTCGGTGTTAGCTCACCTGTGTTCTCTTTCCTTGTTTTACAATTTGCCAGTCTCCATGTGACCCTCTTACTGGATGCACTGACCTTTTTCATCGCCTTTGTCCTAGTGGCATTCCTTCCGAAAAAAGAGGCCAAAGTTCAAGAGAAGAAACGGTTCACTGGGAAAGATATTTTTGCGGACATCAAAGATGGCTTGCACTATATCTGGCATCAAAAAGAAATTTTCTTTCTCTTGTTAGTGGCTTCCAGTGTTAATTTCTTTTTTGCAGCTTTTGAGTTTTTACTTCCATTTTCCAATCGCCTTTACGGTGTCAAAGGAGCCTATGCGACTATCTTAACCTTGGGCGCTATCGGTTCCATCATCGGAGCCTTGATCGCTAATAAATTTAAATCAAGCATGGAGATGCTGCTCTTCTTATTGATTTTAACAGGAGTGGGAGTGTTCATGATGGGCTTGCCCCTTCCGCCTCTTCTTTCCTTTTCTGGAAATTTAGTCTGTGAACTCTTTATGACGATTTTTAACATCCACTTTTTTACCCAAGTGCAAACCAAGGTGGAAGGAGACTATCTGGGCAGGGTCTTAAGCACCATTTTTACCCTAGCCATTCTCTTTATGCCCATCGCAAAAGGCTTGATGACCTGGTTACCAAGTGTACGAGTAGAATCCTTTCTCCTGATTGGAGCTGGAGTTATTCTCTTTTCACTCCTAGCACAAGTAGTCGCAAAAAAATTGCATGCAAAAAGTCATTAG
- a CDS encoding lipopolysaccharide assembly protein LapA domain-containing protein: MNKNNLHYIALLLLILLIAGISLANMQSVTVNFLLVQFKLPLIILILLCVLLGAFVMTLVNFSKGFSLKKELKSTQKQLEEEKKEVKIEEKNNN; encoded by the coding sequence ATGAACAAAAATAATCTACACTACATTGCTTTATTACTTTTAATTTTATTGATTGCTGGTATTTCCCTTGCAAACATGCAATCAGTCACTGTGAATTTCCTCTTGGTCCAATTTAAATTGCCCTTGATCATTCTGATCTTGCTCTGTGTCCTCTTGGGTGCATTTGTCATGACCTTGGTTAATTTTTCAAAGGGCTTCTCACTAAAAAAAGAACTCAAGAGCACTCAAAAGCAACTAGAGGAAGAAAAGAAAGAAGTTAAAATAGAAGAAAAAAATAACAACTAA
- the gatD gene encoding lipid II isoglutaminyl synthase subunit GatD gives MTYTSLESSAQAQYPYSLRIAHLYGNLMNTYGDNGNILMLKYVAEKLGAHVTVDIVSLKDRFDPDAYDIAFFGGGQDYEQTIVSEDLPDKKEDLERFIHDDGVVLAICGGFQLLGQYYIEASGKRIEGLGIMGHYTLNQVNNRYIGDIKIHNEEFNETYYGFENHQGRTFLAEDEKPLGKVVYGNGNNKEDGCEGVHYKNVFGSYFHGPILSRNANLAYRLVSTALKNKYDKDLSLPAYEEILSLEQPEEYADAKSKAPTEQ, from the coding sequence ATGACTTATACTTCTCTAGAATCTTCTGCTCAGGCACAGTATCCCTACAGCCTGCGCATTGCCCATCTCTACGGCAACTTAATGAATACCTACGGAGACAATGGAAATATCCTCATGCTCAAGTACGTTGCTGAAAAACTTGGAGCCCATGTCACAGTGGATATCGTCTCTCTCAAAGACCGGTTCGACCCTGATGCCTATGATATCGCCTTTTTCGGTGGCGGCCAAGACTACGAACAGACCATTGTATCAGAAGATCTACCAGATAAAAAAGAAGATCTTGAACGCTTCATTCATGACGATGGTGTGGTCCTTGCTATCTGTGGTGGCTTTCAGCTTCTGGGTCAGTACTACATTGAAGCTTCTGGCAAACGCATTGAAGGACTCGGTATTATGGGCCACTATACGCTCAACCAAGTCAACAACCGCTATATCGGTGATATCAAAATCCATAACGAAGAATTTAACGAAACCTATTATGGTTTTGAGAACCACCAAGGTCGGACCTTCCTGGCTGAGGATGAAAAACCGCTAGGTAAGGTCGTCTACGGAAATGGGAACAACAAAGAAGATGGTTGCGAAGGGGTTCATTACAAAAACGTCTTTGGGAGCTACTTCCACGGTCCTATTTTGTCCCGAAATGCCAATTTGGCCTATCGCCTAGTGAGCACTGCCTTGAAAAATAAATATGACAAGGACCTTTCCCTACCGGCTTATGAGGAGATTCTAAGCCTAGAGCAGCCGGAAGAATATGCTGATGCGAAAAGCAAGGCACCGACTGAACAATAA
- the murT gene encoding lipid II isoglutaminyl synthase subunit MurT has product MKINTTLGLLAGKLSGSILEKMGRGSTLPGKVALKFDKDILSQLAKNYEIVVITGTNGKTLTTALTVGILQEAFGPILTNPSGANMISGITTTFLRAKHSKSNRPIAVLEIDEASLSRICDYIKPSLFVITNIFRDQMDRYGEIYTTYQMILDAIHKVPTATVLLNGDSPLFNSQTLSNPIQYYGFDTDKSEPQLAHYNTEGILCPHCHNILKYKLNTYANLGDYICEHCGFHRPPLTYAVSDLLSLTHRSSQFRIQGQDYHINIGGLYNIYNALAAVSVAGFFGVQPEVIKQGFDRSRAVFGRQETFKIGDKECTLVLIKNPVGATQAIEMIKLAPYSFSLSVLLNANYADGIDTSWIWDADFEQITQMDIPEINAGGVRHSEIARRLRVTGYPAEKITEMAELKEVFQRIQQQETPHAYILATYTAMLEFRELLAQEHLIEKEMH; this is encoded by the coding sequence ATGAAGATAAATACAACCTTGGGCCTTCTGGCAGGAAAGCTTTCCGGCTCTATTCTAGAAAAGATGGGGCGGGGATCAACCCTACCAGGTAAAGTAGCCCTCAAATTTGATAAAGATATTCTCAGTCAACTGGCAAAAAACTATGAGATTGTTGTGATTACAGGGACAAATGGAAAAACCCTGACCACTGCGCTAACAGTAGGTATTCTCCAAGAAGCTTTTGGACCTATTTTGACCAATCCAAGTGGGGCCAATATGATCTCTGGGATTACAACGACCTTCTTACGTGCTAAGCATTCGAAATCAAATCGACCGATTGCAGTACTTGAAATTGACGAGGCCAGCCTCTCTCGGATTTGTGATTATATTAAGCCCAGCCTTTTTGTGATCACTAATATTTTCCGGGACCAGATGGACCGCTATGGAGAGATCTATACGACCTACCAAATGATTTTGGATGCCATTCACAAGGTCCCAACTGCAACAGTCTTGTTAAATGGTGATAGTCCGCTCTTTAATAGTCAGACCTTGTCCAATCCGATCCAATATTATGGATTTGATACTGACAAATCAGAGCCACAACTAGCTCATTACAATACGGAAGGAATCCTCTGTCCGCATTGCCACAACATCCTCAAGTACAAGCTCAATACCTATGCAAATCTTGGGGATTATATCTGTGAGCACTGTGGTTTCCACAGGCCTCCTCTGACTTATGCCGTATCAGACCTCCTCTCTTTAACCCATCGCTCTTCCCAATTCCGGATTCAAGGCCAAGACTACCACATCAATATCGGCGGTCTCTACAACATCTACAATGCCTTAGCTGCTGTTTCCGTTGCTGGATTCTTTGGAGTTCAACCTGAAGTGATTAAGCAAGGATTTGATCGCAGTCGCGCTGTCTTTGGTCGTCAGGAAACCTTTAAGATTGGGGATAAGGAATGTACCTTGGTTTTGATTAAGAATCCAGTTGGTGCGACCCAAGCTATTGAAATGATCAAACTAGCTCCTTATTCCTTTAGCTTATCAGTCCTCCTCAATGCGAATTATGCGGATGGGATCGACACCAGCTGGATTTGGGATGCGGACTTTGAGCAAATCACCCAGATGGATATTCCAGAAATCAATGCTGGTGGGGTGCGCCACTCTGAGATTGCTCGGCGACTTCGGGTCACTGGCTATCCGGCTGAAAAGATCACAGAAATGGCTGAATTAAAAGAGGTCTTCCAACGCATCCAGCAACAGGAAACCCCTCACGCCTATATCTTAGCCACTTATACGGCCATGCTTGAATTCCGTGAACTCTTGGCCCAAGAACACCTGATTGAAAAGGAGATGCACTAA
- the cdaA gene encoding diadenylate cyclase CdaA — translation MNIQQFSNPQFWTSLFPNWWSVIINIIDIALVAWLLYFLIKAIVGTKIMILVRGVIIFFLAQFLANFLGLTTISWLINQVITYGVIALVVIFSPEIRIGLERLGRATEFFTTSEVSQEEKMVQAYVKAVAYMSPRKIGALVAIQGARTLQEYISTGIPLDADISGELLINIFIPNTPLHDGAVIVRNDKIAVSCAYLPLTENTEISKEFGTRHRAAIGLSEVSDAFTFVVSEETGGISVTYNGTFRHDLTLEEFETELRAFLVPEENKTTSWKERLFGRVTK, via the coding sequence ATGAATATTCAACAGTTTTCAAATCCACAATTTTGGACCAGTTTGTTCCCGAATTGGTGGAGTGTTATTATCAATATCATCGATATTGCCCTGGTGGCTTGGTTGTTGTATTTTTTGATCAAGGCCATCGTCGGGACCAAGATCATGATTTTGGTGCGTGGGGTCATTATCTTTTTCTTGGCTCAATTTTTAGCCAATTTTTTGGGTTTAACGACTATTTCTTGGCTGATCAATCAAGTGATTACCTATGGGGTTATTGCGCTGGTTGTGATTTTCTCCCCTGAAATTCGGATTGGCCTAGAGCGTCTAGGTCGGGCGACAGAATTTTTTACGACGAGTGAAGTCAGTCAGGAAGAGAAGATGGTTCAGGCCTATGTCAAGGCAGTAGCTTATATGAGCCCACGTAAGATTGGTGCCTTGGTAGCTATTCAAGGAGCCAGAACCCTTCAGGAATATATCTCCACAGGGATTCCTCTAGATGCAGATATTTCAGGAGAATTGCTGATTAATATCTTCATTCCTAATACACCCTTGCATGATGGAGCTGTCATTGTCCGCAATGACAAAATCGCTGTTTCTTGTGCTTATCTACCCTTGACTGAAAACACTGAAATTTCAAAAGAGTTTGGGACGCGTCACCGCGCAGCCATTGGTTTATCTGAAGTTTCGGATGCCTTTACCTTTGTGGTATCAGAAGAAACGGGCGGGATCTCTGTGACATACAATGGAACCTTCCGACACGATTTAACCTTAGAAGAGTTCGAGACAGAATTGAGAGCCTTCTTGGTTCCTGAAGAGAATAAAACGACTAGTTGGAAAGAGCGTCTATTTGGGAGGGTAACAAAATGA
- a CDS encoding YbbR-like domain-containing protein — translation MRSKKEFLYVFASVLLSFILFINASSFNFQNNSSARQVSSETYTNTLTNIPIDAKYNDKTYFVSGLTSEVTVFLKGSNRVALASEMQPGTRKFRVVADLRKAKEGTVEVPLIVEDLPAGLTATVEPQKVSVKIGKKAKKSFAVRATIPDNQIVDGITVSDISLETTKVEVTSDQETLSRIDHVQAVFPSSEIISGNYSGTISLNAVDAQGNVLPGLVKPSETRIQVTTKSSSSTSSSSSSSSTSSSSSN, via the coding sequence ATGAGATCGAAAAAAGAATTTCTTTATGTTTTTGCCTCCGTCTTATTGTCCTTTATCTTGTTTATTAATGCGTCATCCTTTAATTTTCAAAATAATAGTAGCGCTAGACAAGTGAGTTCAGAGACCTACACCAATACCTTGACCAATATTCCAATTGATGCCAAGTACAATGACAAGACATACTTTGTCAGTGGGTTAACATCAGAGGTAACGGTCTTTCTAAAGGGTTCAAACCGGGTCGCTCTAGCAAGCGAAATGCAGCCAGGAACGCGAAAATTTCGCGTGGTAGCCGATCTTCGTAAGGCCAAGGAAGGTACCGTCGAAGTACCGTTGATTGTAGAAGATCTTCCGGCTGGTTTGACCGCAACCGTAGAGCCTCAGAAAGTTTCTGTAAAAATCGGGAAGAAAGCGAAAAAATCGTTTGCGGTCAGGGCCACGATCCCGGACAATCAAATTGTGGATGGAATAACGGTTTCGGATATTTCTCTTGAAACCACCAAGGTAGAAGTGACCAGCGATCAAGAAACCTTGAGTCGCATTGATCATGTCCAAGCGGTCTTCCCATCCAGTGAGATCATTAGTGGAAATTATAGCGGAACTATTTCCTTAAATGCAGTAGATGCCCAAGGAAATGTTCTACCAGGTCTGGTCAAGCCGAGTGAAACACGGATTCAAGTGACCACAAAGAGTAGCTCGTCTACGTCAAGCTCTAGCAGTTCGTCGTCGACCTCCTCCAGTTCAAGTAATTAG
- the glmM gene encoding phosphoglucosamine mutase has translation MGKYFGTDGVRGEANVELTPELAFKLGRFGGYVLSQHEEETPLVFVGRDTRISGEMLEHALIAGLLSVGIRVYKLGVIATPGVAYLVRTEKASAGVMISASHNPALDNGIKFFGGDGFKLDDDRELEIEALLDAAEDTLPRPSAQGLGTVMEYPEGLRKYQEFLVSTGVQLEGMHVVLDTANGAASTSARQIFADLGAQLTVIGENPDGLNINDGVGSTHPEHLQEKVKEVGAAIGLAFDGDSDRLIAVDENGEIVDGDKIMYIIGSYLSSKGLLEKNTIVTTVMSNLGFHKALDAKGIQKEITAVGDRYVVEEMRKSGYNLGGEQSGHVVIMDYNTTGDGQLTGVQLTKIMQETGKKLSELAAEVTIYPQKLVNIRVENSMKDKAMEVPAIREIIEKMEAEMAGNGRILVRPSGTEPLLRVMAEAPTHEEVDYYVDTIAAVVQAEIGL, from the coding sequence ATGGGTAAATATTTTGGAACGGACGGTGTCCGTGGAGAAGCAAATGTAGAATTAACGCCAGAATTGGCTTTTAAACTAGGCCGTTTCGGTGGCTATGTGTTGAGCCAACATGAAGAAGAAACACCCTTGGTATTTGTTGGACGTGATACGCGTATTTCTGGTGAAATGTTGGAGCATGCCTTAATTGCTGGGCTCTTATCTGTTGGAATTCGCGTCTACAAGTTGGGTGTGATTGCAACTCCAGGTGTCGCTTATCTAGTTCGTACGGAAAAAGCCAGCGCCGGAGTTATGATTTCTGCTAGCCACAATCCAGCCTTGGATAATGGCATCAAATTCTTTGGTGGTGATGGCTTCAAATTGGATGATGATCGCGAACTTGAAATTGAAGCCTTACTTGATGCGGCTGAAGATACGCTTCCACGTCCAAGTGCCCAAGGTTTAGGAACGGTCATGGAATATCCGGAAGGCTTGCGTAAGTATCAAGAATTCCTTGTATCGACAGGTGTCCAACTCGAGGGTATGCACGTAGTCTTAGATACAGCAAATGGTGCAGCCTCTACTAGTGCCCGTCAAATCTTTGCAGATTTGGGAGCTCAATTGACCGTCATCGGTGAAAACCCAGATGGTTTGAACATCAATGATGGGGTTGGTTCTACTCACCCAGAGCATTTGCAAGAGAAGGTGAAAGAAGTAGGTGCAGCGATTGGTCTTGCCTTTGACGGAGACAGCGATCGCTTGATTGCTGTTGATGAAAATGGAGAGATTGTAGACGGAGATAAGATCATGTACATCATCGGTTCTTATCTTTCAAGCAAAGGCTTGCTCGAAAAAAATACGATCGTCACAACCGTCATGTCTAATCTCGGCTTCCACAAGGCATTGGATGCGAAGGGGATTCAAAAAGAAATCACAGCTGTTGGAGATCGTTATGTGGTCGAAGAGATGCGCAAATCAGGATACAATCTTGGTGGTGAACAATCTGGTCACGTAGTCATCATGGATTACAATACAACTGGTGATGGTCAATTAACAGGCGTTCAATTGACTAAAATCATGCAAGAAACCGGCAAGAAATTATCTGAATTGGCTGCTGAAGTAACCATTTATCCACAAAAACTCGTCAATATCCGGGTTGAAAATAGCATGAAAGACAAGGCGATGGAAGTGCCTGCTATTCGTGAAATCATTGAAAAAATGGAAGCGGAAATGGCAGGAAATGGACGCATCCTCGTGCGTCCAAGTGGAACTGAACCCCTCCTTCGTGTGATGGCAGAAGCACCTACCCATGAAGAAGTGGACTACTATGTAGATACCATTGCTGCAGTTGTTCAAGCAGAAATCGGACTTTAA
- a CDS encoding LPXTG cell wall anchor domain-containing protein: MKQVRQIVWALALVLTILFTAGLTKTIHAAEVSSYTQTARLTKDGNTLTNGSKVLTNEKLSASIYLTFPDSQAIQAGDTLTLSLPKELALYTALEFNVLEEGQSNGQAVGKAVVDTAKKTVTVTFNDYFASHPLNKRVALHFDVKVDSEVVTKSSPIQFKLGNTDFSLNYEKTAGEAGDYEMKYGYQDKSDPTIIKWRILLNARQDMLRGMVIKDQFGDGLTLVEGSLRAVRYAPVEGGIKNEAQILSLPVLDNFTKKAVFDKNADGKITGFTIEFGDNYKWPMYIEYSTKVAPGTKVGDIVHNTLTWKATNFPAPRSLTREVRLETGSGEGLGEKEQTPPTPSSTSSSSSSSSSSSSSSSSSSSSSSSSSSSSSTTTTSSSSTSSSTSVKEEAPKPGKKKVLPSTGEKLTPVVLVMGVFLAVLSVSVLRVRKDS; this comes from the coding sequence ATGAAACAGGTTCGTCAAATTGTATGGGCACTTGCCTTAGTGCTAACGATTCTATTCACAGCTGGTTTGACTAAAACAATACATGCTGCAGAAGTCTCATCATATACACAGACAGCACGTCTAACGAAAGACGGTAACACGCTAACAAATGGGAGCAAGGTGTTGACGAATGAAAAATTGTCAGCAAGCATTTATTTGACCTTCCCAGATTCGCAAGCTATTCAAGCTGGTGATACCTTAACTCTTAGTTTGCCAAAAGAATTAGCCCTCTACACAGCATTGGAATTCAATGTTCTTGAGGAAGGCCAATCAAATGGTCAGGCGGTGGGGAAAGCTGTCGTTGATACAGCTAAGAAAACAGTGACCGTTACCTTTAATGATTATTTCGCATCTCATCCACTCAACAAACGAGTTGCTCTTCATTTTGATGTAAAAGTCGATTCAGAAGTAGTTACAAAATCATCTCCAATCCAGTTTAAACTAGGAAATACAGATTTTTCCTTGAATTATGAAAAAACAGCTGGGGAAGCTGGGGACTATGAAATGAAATACGGCTATCAAGATAAGTCTGATCCAACCATAATCAAATGGCGGATTCTCTTAAATGCCCGTCAAGATATGCTGCGAGGAATGGTCATTAAAGACCAATTCGGAGATGGTTTAACATTGGTTGAAGGGAGCTTACGTGCGGTTCGCTATGCTCCTGTAGAAGGTGGGATCAAGAACGAAGCTCAGATCTTGAGTCTCCCAGTTCTAGATAACTTTACTAAAAAAGCTGTTTTCGATAAGAATGCAGATGGAAAGATCACTGGTTTTACAATTGAATTTGGTGATAATTACAAATGGCCAATGTATATTGAATATTCTACAAAAGTAGCTCCTGGAACGAAAGTCGGTGATATTGTCCATAATACATTAACATGGAAGGCAACCAATTTCCCAGCACCGCGTAGTTTAACCCGTGAAGTGCGATTGGAAACAGGATCTGGCGAAGGATTGGGTGAGAAAGAACAAACACCACCGACACCTAGCTCAACCTCCTCATCAAGTTCTAGTTCATCATCAAGCTCATCATCCTCATCAAGTTCTAGCTCTTCGTCAAGTTCTAGTTCTTCATCAAGTTCTACAACGACAACAAGTTCTTCATCAACCTCATCTTCAACTTCTGTCAAAGAAGAAGCTCCAAAACCTGGTAAGAAAAAAGTTCTTCCAAGTACAGGTGAAAAGTTGACACCGGTGGTTCTGGTCATGGGTGTCTTCCTAGCAGTTCTATCGGTTAGTGTTTTACGTGTAAGAAAAGATTCCTAA
- a CDS encoding DUF4044 domain-containing protein, producing the protein MAFGDNGKRKKTPFEMITMVVIVIMLIVTVGAIFATAIGALSY; encoded by the coding sequence GTGGCTTTTGGAGATAACGGAAAACGTAAAAAAACACCATTTGAAATGATCACGATGGTTGTTATTGTGATTATGTTGATTGTAACGGTTGGTGCAATCTTTGCAACCGCAATTGGTGCTCTTTCTTACTAA